From Solanum lycopersicum chromosome 8, SLM_r2.1, the proteins below share one genomic window:
- the LOC138337719 gene encoding uncharacterized protein, translated as MAPYEALYGRRCRSPVGWFEVGETSLIGPNSVLYVMEKVQLIRDRLKAAQSRQKSYANVRRRELEFQVDDWFFLKVSPMKGVMRFDKKGKLSPRYVGPYKIMKRVGKVVYKLELSVELATVHPVFHISPLKKCVGDPASVVPLETMVVKDSLSYKDIPVEILDRQVRRLRNKEVASLKVLWSSRFVEGTTWETEAAMKAKYPHLFPSDSTPA; from the coding sequence atggccccttatgaggctttatatggacgtagatgtagatctcctgttggttggtttgaagtaggtgaaacatCTTTGATAGGGCCAAACTCAGTCCTTTATGTTATGGaaaaagtgcaactcattagagatagacttaaggcagcccaaagtcgtcagaaatcttatgcaaatGTAAGGAGAAGAGagctagagttccaagttgatgattggttttttctgaaggtctcacctatgaaaggggtaatgagatttgacaagaaagggaagctcagtcctagatatgtaggcccttacaagatcatgaaaagggttggaaaggtGGTATATAAGTTAGAGTTGTCAGTAGAATTAGCAACTGTGCATccagtcttccacatctcacccttgaagaagtgtgtgggtgatccagcctctgTAGTTCCATTAGAGACTATggtggtgaaagatagtctttcttataaGGAtataccagttgagattcttgaccgtcaggttagaaggttgagaaacaaagaagtcgcttcactcaaggttttgtggagtaGTCGGTTCGTAGAGGGAACTACTTGGGAaacagaagcagccatgaaagccaagtatcctcacctctttccttctgattccactccagcttga